Proteins from a single region of Sneathiella aquimaris:
- a CDS encoding DUF1127 domain-containing protein: protein MISFTNKDIEALALLNPVSANNNMIDVDTLIAKAHRQRSEHLRIMISAVSEKLSAAIWTRRENSKAASILRGMSNRELRDIGITRAEIDQVIYGKQVSNGGLLKKVSGVVASLASRYAQWRDHRNGFAQLMAMDARQLSDIGLTRGDVAAAVSGKVPLANDNTAKRNDGRQVS from the coding sequence ATGATTAGCTTTACAAACAAAGACATTGAAGCTCTTGCTTTATTAAACCCAGTATCTGCAAACAATAACATGATTGATGTGGATACGTTGATTGCGAAAGCGCACCGTCAGAGAAGTGAACATTTGCGGATCATGATCTCGGCAGTTTCTGAAAAATTGAGCGCTGCAATTTGGACAAGACGTGAAAACAGCAAAGCAGCTTCTATTCTTCGCGGTATGAGCAATCGGGAACTCCGTGATATCGGAATTACCCGCGCTGAAATCGATCAAGTGATTTATGGTAAGCAGGTGTCCAACGGCGGTTTGCTGAAAAAAGTCTCTGGCGTTGTTGCTTCTCTTGCAAGCCGTTATGCGCAGTGGCGCGACCACCGCAATGGTTTTGCTCAATTGATGGCAATGGATGCCCGTCAACTAAGTGACATTGGGCTGACACGGGGTGATGTTGCCGCAGCTGTCTCCGGCAAAGTGCCATTGGCTAACGATAACACAGCCAAAAGAAACGACGGTCGCCAGGTTAGCTAA